The following proteins are encoded in a genomic region of Pikeienuella piscinae:
- a CDS encoding NAD(P)/FAD-dependent oxidoreductase: protein MDAHSPTGKITAWLAQLDAALTAGDGAAAAKLFAPTSFWRDFVSFTWNLKTMEGPEEIEAMLKATLPAVKPRNWRLEGDATEADGVTEGWIAFETEAGRGEGHLRINADGGFTLLTTLRELKGFEEKKGASREKGVLHGADPNRRTWKERREDEAATLGYTEQPYVVIVGGGQGGIGLGARLRRLGVPTIIVEKNPRPGDSWRNRYKSLCLHDPVWYDHMPYLPYPEHWPVFAPKDKIGDWLESYTKIMELNYWGATTCESASYDAAKGEWTVKVVREGKPVTLRPKQLILATGMSSVPNIPDIPGAQDFKGTLHHSSKHKGGDGWEGKRCVVIGSNNSAHDICADLWEHGADVTMVQRSSTHIARSDSLMDLALGALYSEEALANGITTHKADMIFASLPYRILPGTQIPVYAEMKERDKDLYERLEERGFLLDFGEDGSGLFCKYLRRGSGYYIDVGASELVADGKIKLKVGATERITPNGVVVAGEEIPADLIVLATGYASMNGWAAQLISQEVADKVGKCWGMGSGTTKDPGPWEGELRNMWKPTQQEGLWFHGGNLHQSRHYSIYLSLQIKARMEGLATPVYALQETHHKS, encoded by the coding sequence ATGGACGCCCATTCCCCGACAGGAAAGATCACAGCCTGGCTCGCCCAACTCGACGCTGCGCTCACCGCGGGCGACGGGGCGGCGGCGGCGAAGCTTTTCGCTCCAACCAGTTTCTGGCGCGATTTCGTCAGCTTCACCTGGAACCTCAAGACGATGGAGGGACCAGAAGAGATCGAGGCGATGCTGAAGGCCACGCTCCCGGCGGTGAAGCCGCGAAACTGGCGGCTGGAGGGCGACGCCACCGAAGCCGATGGCGTGACCGAGGGCTGGATCGCCTTCGAGACCGAGGCGGGGCGCGGCGAGGGGCATCTGCGGATCAACGCCGATGGCGGCTTCACGCTTCTCACCACGCTGCGCGAACTCAAGGGTTTCGAGGAAAAGAAGGGCGCGAGCCGCGAAAAGGGCGTCCTCCACGGTGCCGATCCGAACCGGCGGACATGGAAGGAACGGCGCGAAGACGAAGCGGCGACGCTCGGTTACACCGAACAGCCCTATGTGGTGATCGTAGGCGGCGGTCAAGGCGGGATCGGGCTTGGCGCGCGCCTCCGTCGGCTCGGCGTACCGACGATCATCGTCGAGAAGAACCCGCGCCCCGGCGACAGCTGGCGCAACCGTTACAAGTCGCTCTGCCTGCATGATCCGGTCTGGTACGACCACATGCCCTACCTGCCCTATCCCGAGCACTGGCCGGTCTTCGCCCCGAAGGACAAGATCGGCGACTGGCTGGAAAGTTACACGAAGATCATGGAGCTGAACTACTGGGGCGCCACGACCTGTGAAAGCGCCAGCTACGACGCGGCGAAAGGCGAATGGACGGTGAAGGTGGTGCGGGAGGGGAAACCCGTCACCCTCCGCCCGAAACAACTCATCCTCGCCACCGGCATGTCCTCGGTGCCGAACATCCCGGACATTCCCGGCGCGCAGGATTTCAAGGGAACCCTGCACCATTCCTCCAAACACAAGGGCGGCGACGGCTGGGAGGGCAAGCGCTGCGTCGTCATCGGCTCCAACAACTCGGCGCACGACATCTGCGCCGATCTCTGGGAGCATGGCGCCGACGTCACCATGGTCCAGCGCTCCTCGACCCATATCGCCAGATCGGACTCGCTGATGGATCTGGCGCTTGGCGCGCTTTATTCGGAGGAGGCGCTGGCGAACGGAATCACGACGCACAAGGCGGACATGATCTTCGCCTCGCTCCCCTACCGAATTCTTCCCGGCACGCAGATCCCCGTCTACGCCGAGATGAAAGAACGCGACAAGGATCTCTACGAGCGCCTTGAGGAGCGGGGGTTCCTTCTCGATTTCGGCGAGGACGGCTCGGGGCTTTTCTGCAAGTATCTCCGGAGGGGCTCGGGCTATTACATCGATGTCGGCGCATCCGAACTGGTCGCCGACGGCAAGATCAAGCTGAAGGTCGGCGCGACGGAGCGCATCACGCCGAACGGCGTCGTAGTGGCGGGGGAGGAGATCCCCGCCGACCTGATCGTCCTCGCGACCGGCTACGCATCGATGAACGGATGGGCCGCCCAGCTGATCAGCCAGGAGGTCGCCGACAAGGTCGGCAAATGCTGGGGCATGGGGTCGGGCACCACGAAGGACCCGGGTCCGTGGGAAGGCGAGTTGCGCAACATGTGGAAGCCCACGCAGCAGGAGGGGCTCTGGTTCCACGGCGGAAACCTCCACCAGTCGAGGCATTACTCGATCTATCTCTCGCTGCAGATCAAGGCGCGGATGGAAGGATTGGCGACCCCCGTCTACGCGCTGCAGGAGACGCATCACAAATCGTGA
- the fliF gene encoding flagellar basal-body MS-ring/collar protein FliF, whose product MNTILSRLTLSWGAMEPRRRAMLAVGAIALVIVLGLFARIVSQPTMALLYSGLDSAAASGVIEGLERQGVSYEVRGDAIYVASDVRDRVRITLAGEGLPAAGEAGYELLDGLSGFGTTAEMFDAAYWRAKEGELARTILASHRVIRARVHIAQAKRRPFEREKPVTASATVTTSSGALGRKQAEAIRYLVASAVSGLSIQNVAVIDQENGVILRSGETESDAGDDTDARARALQESVTRLLEARVGAGGAIVEVALETQRASETLRERLLDPESRVAIHTDTEESTDSANGAAGAVTVASNLPDGDVEGGDDKSTRESAKTRERVNFEVSETVRETVRPAGAVSRITVAVMVDGVRSDDGWEPRPAEELDALRDLVESAVGYDEARGDRVTIESMEFVETAPLGTVAEAGITDVLAANAMSLIQIATLALVALMLGLFVVRPILSVAGPVRGEDEDFPLLSVGQPGEALSIPPGEMIDADALSVDGRALLESVVAEKPEEAIRLLGLWLDDDSTATEGA is encoded by the coding sequence GTGAACACGATTCTATCCAGATTGACGCTGTCATGGGGGGCGATGGAGCCTCGTCGCCGCGCCATGCTGGCGGTTGGCGCGATCGCGCTCGTCATCGTGCTCGGGCTTTTCGCCCGCATCGTCTCGCAGCCGACCATGGCGCTTCTCTATTCCGGGCTCGACAGCGCGGCGGCGAGCGGCGTGATCGAGGGCTTGGAGCGGCAGGGCGTTTCCTACGAAGTGCGCGGCGATGCGATCTACGTCGCCTCCGACGTCCGGGACCGGGTGCGAATTACGCTTGCCGGCGAGGGCCTGCCGGCCGCCGGCGAGGCGGGCTACGAGCTTCTCGACGGGCTCTCGGGTTTCGGCACGACGGCTGAAATGTTCGACGCCGCCTATTGGCGCGCAAAGGAAGGAGAACTCGCGCGGACGATTCTCGCGTCGCACCGGGTGATCCGCGCCCGCGTCCATATCGCGCAAGCCAAGCGCCGCCCGTTCGAGCGCGAGAAACCGGTGACCGCCTCCGCCACCGTCACGACCTCCAGCGGCGCGCTCGGACGCAAGCAGGCGGAGGCGATCCGCTATCTCGTCGCTTCGGCCGTGTCCGGACTTTCGATCCAGAATGTCGCCGTGATCGACCAGGAGAACGGTGTGATCCTGCGCTCCGGAGAAACCGAATCCGACGCCGGGGACGATACCGACGCGCGCGCGCGCGCCCTGCAGGAAAGCGTCACAAGGTTGCTCGAAGCGCGCGTCGGGGCGGGCGGCGCCATCGTGGAGGTGGCGCTGGAGACCCAGCGCGCGAGCGAGACCCTGCGCGAACGGCTGCTCGACCCCGAGAGCCGGGTCGCGATCCACACGGACACCGAGGAGAGCACCGACAGCGCGAACGGCGCCGCCGGCGCGGTCACCGTCGCCTCCAACCTGCCGGACGGCGATGTCGAGGGGGGCGACGACAAATCGACGCGCGAATCGGCGAAAACCCGCGAGCGCGTGAATTTCGAGGTCTCAGAAACCGTGCGCGAAACCGTGCGCCCGGCGGGCGCCGTCAGCCGAATCACCGTCGCGGTCATGGTGGACGGGGTGCGCTCGGACGACGGTTGGGAGCCGCGCCCGGCCGAGGAGCTCGATGCGTTGCGCGATCTCGTCGAAAGCGCCGTCGGTTACGACGAGGCGCGCGGCGACCGGGTGACGATCGAAAGCATGGAGTTCGTCGAAACGGCGCCGCTTGGCACGGTCGCCGAGGCCGGGATCACCGACGTTCTGGCCGCGAACGCGATGTCGCTGATCCAGATCGCGACGCTCGCGCTCGTCGCCCTGATGCTCGGCCTGTTCGTCGTCAGGCCGATCCTCTCCGTCGCCGGCCCGGTGCGCGGCGAGGACGAGGACTTCCCGCTGCTCTCGGTCGGCCAGCCAGGCGAAGCCCTGTCGATTCCACCGGGTGAAATGATCGACGCCGACGCACTGAGCGTCGACGGGCGCGCGCTCCTCGAAAGCGTGGTCGCGGAAAAGCCTGAAGAAGCGATCCGGCTTCTCGGCCTATGGCTCGACGACGATTCGACCGCGACTGAGGGCGCATGA
- a CDS encoding FliM/FliN family flagellar motor switch protein — translation MSVPIEVVISVGKARPLLSDLVALRRDSVIALDSKVEDPVEIMIGDRVIARGELQEIDGETGRLGVRLTEVADLSQSL, via the coding sequence CTGAGCGTCCCGATCGAGGTGGTGATCTCCGTCGGCAAGGCGCGCCCGCTCCTGAGCGATCTGGTCGCCCTGCGCCGCGACAGCGTCATCGCGCTGGACAGCAAGGTCGAGGACCCGGTCGAGATCATGATCGGCGATCGCGTCATCGCCCGCGGCGAGTTGCAGGAGATCGACGGGGAAACCGGCCGGCTCGGCGTCAGGCTGACCGAAGTCGCCGACCTCTCGCAATCGCTCTGA
- the fliP gene encoding flagellar type III secretion system pore protein FliP (The bacterial flagellar biogenesis protein FliP forms a type III secretion system (T3SS)-type pore required for flagellar assembly.), with amino-acid sequence MTLRRLSIFATAFLGAAGFAGAAAAQALSVDLGGEGALTLQVVQLFLMLTVLSLAPGIAIMVTCFPFMVTVLSILRQAVGVQQAPPNMLIVSLALFLTYFVMAPTFDAAWRGGVGPFLDGELTAEAAFTETLTPFRGFMEGRVDPMTIDALREAAPMRAETAPPETETPLSLLIPSFLLSEIKRAFEIGFLIFIPFLIIDLVVASILMAMGMMMVPPAIVSLPFKLAFFVLADGWTLLAGALVRGYGT; translated from the coding sequence ATGACCCTGCGCCGCCTCAGCATCTTCGCCACCGCCTTCCTCGGCGCGGCCGGCTTCGCCGGGGCGGCGGCGGCGCAGGCGCTGAGCGTCGATCTCGGCGGCGAAGGGGCGCTGACGCTCCAGGTCGTGCAACTCTTCCTGATGCTGACCGTGCTCAGCCTCGCGCCGGGCATCGCCATCATGGTGACGTGCTTTCCGTTCATGGTCACCGTGCTTTCGATCCTGCGCCAGGCGGTCGGCGTGCAGCAGGCGCCGCCGAACATGCTGATCGTCAGCCTCGCGCTCTTTCTCACCTATTTCGTCATGGCGCCGACATTCGACGCCGCCTGGCGCGGCGGCGTCGGCCCGTTTCTCGACGGCGAGCTGACCGCCGAAGCGGCCTTCACCGAGACGCTCACCCCGTTTCGCGGCTTCATGGAGGGCCGCGTCGACCCGATGACGATCGACGCGCTCCGCGAAGCGGCGCCGATGCGGGCCGAAACCGCGCCGCCGGAGACCGAAACGCCGCTCTCGCTCCTCATTCCGAGCTTCCTGCTGAGCGAGATTAAGCGTGCGTTCGAGATCGGCTTCCTCATCTTCATCCCTTTTCTCATCATCGACCTCGTCGTCGCCTCGATCCTCATGGCCATGGGCATGATGATGGTGCCGCCGGCGATCGTCTCGCTGCCATTCAAGCTCGCCTTCTTCGTCCTCGCCGATGGCTGGACGCTGCTGGCGGGCGCGCTCGTGAGGGGCTACGGAACATGA
- a CDS encoding FliG C-terminal domain-containing protein, whose product MTETETALATVAPGAIAKSTGTALTAAGADHAGAHPADRLEQAEKAAIVLVALGPETAARLLAGIGERRLHRFARIVNGLSEVPADVVERVIAEFLHKIEDTRSVGGGAVEARRFLSEVLDKDQVNRIMGDLNTKGRSVWSMLGDVPDVRIANWLRSEHPQVAAIALSRLSPVKAARVLERLGQAEAEDIVMRMGPAAIADPGVTARIGDVIARDFLPAAISQRNRPEPADLIAGVMNHVSAAVRDRLLAAMVDAAPKLAEAVRKVMFTFEHIPERINPRDVGLITKSVDEAVLLRALKAGGERGRATADFIFANISKRLAERLREDLEALPQPTRKEGEEAQTALVAAIVDLRESGALKIIVTESGED is encoded by the coding sequence ATGACCGAAACGGAGACCGCGCTCGCGACAGTCGCGCCCGGCGCGATTGCGAAATCCACCGGGACCGCGCTTACCGCAGCGGGCGCCGATCACGCCGGCGCCCACCCGGCCGACCGGCTGGAGCAGGCGGAGAAAGCGGCGATCGTTCTCGTCGCGCTCGGCCCCGAGACCGCCGCGCGGCTTCTCGCCGGTATCGGCGAGCGCCGGCTCCACCGGTTCGCGCGCATCGTCAACGGGCTCTCCGAAGTGCCTGCGGACGTGGTCGAACGGGTGATCGCGGAGTTCCTGCACAAGATCGAGGACACGCGCTCGGTCGGCGGCGGCGCGGTCGAGGCGCGGCGCTTCCTTTCTGAAGTGCTGGACAAGGATCAGGTCAACCGGATCATGGGCGATCTCAACACGAAGGGCCGCTCTGTCTGGAGCATGCTCGGCGACGTGCCGGACGTGCGCATCGCGAACTGGCTCCGCTCGGAGCATCCCCAGGTGGCGGCGATCGCGCTCTCGCGGCTCTCACCGGTAAAGGCCGCGCGCGTGCTGGAGCGGCTCGGCCAGGCGGAGGCGGAGGATATCGTCATGCGGATGGGTCCGGCGGCGATCGCCGATCCCGGCGTCACGGCGCGGATCGGCGACGTGATCGCACGCGATTTCCTGCCTGCGGCGATCTCACAGCGGAACCGGCCGGAACCGGCCGACCTGATCGCCGGGGTGATGAACCATGTCTCCGCCGCGGTACGCGACCGGCTCCTGGCGGCGATGGTCGACGCCGCGCCAAAACTCGCGGAAGCGGTGAGAAAGGTGATGTTCACGTTCGAGCATATCCCAGAGCGGATCAATCCGCGCGATGTCGGCCTGATCACCAAGTCTGTCGATGAGGCGGTGCTTCTTCGCGCGTTGAAAGCCGGCGGCGAACGCGGCCGCGCGACCGCCGATTTCATCTTCGCCAATATTTCGAAACGCCTCGCAGAGCGCCTGCGTGAGGATCTGGAGGCGCTGCCGCAGCCCACCCGCAAGGAGGGCGAAGAGGCGCAGACCGCGCTGGTCGCCGCCATCGTCGATCTGCGCGAAAGCGGGGCGCTGAAGATAATCGTGACCGAGTCCGGCGAGGATTGA
- a CDS encoding flagellar basal body P-ring protein FlgI, producing MLAAQAANADVRIKDLVEFDGVRGNDLVGYGLVVGLPGTGDGIRNSPFTEEALANLLERLGININGEQIRPKNVAAVLVTAELPAFARAGRRIDVSVSAIGDAESLRGGTLIMTPLNAADGRIYAVAQGPVLAGGVTVEGDAASITRGVPTGGVIPDGARVELEIDFEMEALNDLRLALRDPDFTTASRIARSINRKLGANVARMQDSGTVLIDSSQVAVAGAAQTIARIENIRIDKEQKARVVIDQRSGTIVLGDDVRISRVAIAQGDLTLRVRETPVVSQPSPFGDGETVVVPRTEVGIEEQVDRMAIVPESISLANLVEGLNALGVSTRQMIDILSAVKAAGALHAEFVLQ from the coding sequence ATGCTGGCGGCGCAGGCCGCGAACGCCGATGTACGGATCAAGGATCTGGTGGAGTTCGATGGCGTGCGCGGCAACGATCTGGTGGGTTACGGGCTGGTCGTCGGCCTGCCGGGTACCGGCGACGGCATCCGGAACTCGCCCTTCACGGAAGAGGCGCTGGCGAACCTCCTCGAGCGGCTCGGCATCAACATCAATGGCGAGCAGATCCGGCCGAAGAACGTGGCGGCGGTGCTGGTGACGGCGGAACTGCCGGCCTTCGCCCGCGCGGGACGCCGGATCGACGTTTCCGTCTCCGCCATCGGCGACGCGGAGTCGCTCAGGGGCGGCACGCTGATCATGACGCCGCTCAACGCCGCCGACGGCAGGATCTACGCTGTCGCTCAGGGGCCGGTGCTGGCCGGCGGCGTCACCGTCGAGGGCGACGCCGCCTCGATCACGCGCGGCGTGCCAACCGGCGGGGTGATCCCCGATGGCGCGCGGGTCGAACTGGAGATCGATTTCGAGATGGAGGCGTTGAACGACCTGCGCCTCGCACTGCGCGACCCGGATTTCACCACCGCCTCGCGCATCGCGCGGAGCATCAATCGCAAGCTCGGCGCCAATGTGGCGCGGATGCAGGATTCCGGCACCGTGCTGATCGACTCCTCGCAGGTCGCGGTTGCGGGCGCGGCGCAAACCATCGCGCGGATCGAGAATATCCGCATCGACAAGGAGCAGAAGGCCCGCGTGGTGATCGACCAGCGCTCCGGCACCATCGTTCTTGGCGATGACGTGCGCATCAGCCGCGTCGCCATCGCTCAGGGGGATCTGACGCTCCGGGTGCGTGAGACGCCTGTCGTCTCGCAGCCGAGCCCGTTCGGCGACGGCGAGACGGTGGTGGTTCCTCGCACCGAGGTCGGCATCGAGGAGCAGGTCGATCGCATGGCGATCGTGCCGGAATCGATCTCGCTCGCCAACCTGGTCGAGGGGCTTAACGCGCTCGGCGTCTCAACGCGCCAGATGATCGACATTCTGAGCGCCGTGAAGGCCGCCGGCGCGTTGCACGCCGAGTTCGTGCTGCAATAG
- a CDS encoding flagellin: MYATGTPDLMSNLRSARLLAQVQTDFARASEEVTTGRKADVIEASGGDPIKLYALERELALNAERAISIDVAIGRIGATQTALERLQNATGTVGVRLAAAVSIGDVASAEQEAGAARGAFEEAVSALNTRFGDRMLFSGAATDGAALAPGDEILAQIAARVAPATDAAGAIAAVDDYFSDPAGFAATGYLGSLTDAAAAEVETGQRVDFALRADREEIVQALTALALGVIGVEGGYPGATNENRMIVMGEAAQRGLSAIDEVVSLRGEIGIAEARLETAKIRISSERTFLQESRNAVIAKDPFEAAVAFTSLETQLETILSVTARLSSLNLTNFL; this comes from the coding sequence ATGTACGCCACCGGAACGCCCGACCTGATGTCGAATTTGAGAAGCGCGCGGCTTCTGGCGCAGGTCCAGACCGATTTCGCCCGCGCCTCCGAGGAGGTGACCACCGGCCGGAAGGCCGATGTCATCGAGGCTTCGGGTGGCGATCCGATCAAGCTCTATGCGCTGGAGCGCGAACTGGCGCTGAACGCGGAGCGCGCGATCTCGATCGATGTCGCGATCGGGCGTATCGGGGCGACGCAGACCGCGCTGGAGCGGCTGCAGAACGCCACCGGCACGGTCGGCGTGCGTCTGGCGGCGGCGGTCTCTATCGGCGATGTGGCCTCGGCCGAGCAGGAGGCTGGGGCCGCGCGCGGCGCATTCGAAGAGGCCGTGTCCGCCCTCAACACGAGATTCGGCGACAGGATGCTGTTTTCCGGCGCCGCGACCGATGGCGCGGCGCTGGCGCCGGGGGATGAAATTCTGGCTCAGATCGCCGCCCGCGTGGCCCCGGCGACCGACGCGGCCGGCGCGATCGCCGCGGTCGACGACTATTTCAGCGACCCTGCCGGTTTCGCCGCGACGGGTTATCTCGGCTCGCTCACCGACGCCGCCGCGGCCGAGGTCGAAACCGGCCAGCGCGTCGATTTCGCGCTACGGGCCGACCGGGAGGAGATCGTCCAGGCGCTGACCGCGCTCGCGCTCGGCGTGATCGGCGTGGAGGGCGGATACCCGGGCGCGACGAACGAGAACCGGATGATCGTGATGGGCGAGGCGGCGCAGCGCGGTCTCTCTGCGATCGACGAGGTGGTCAGCCTGAGGGGCGAGATCGGCATCGCGGAGGCGCGGCTCGAAACCGCCAAGATCCGCATATCCTCGGAGCGGACCTTTCTGCAGGAGTCGCGCAACGCGGTCATCGCCAAGGATCCGTTCGAGGCGGCGGTCGCCTTCACCTCGCTGGAGACGCAGCTCGAGACGATCCTGTCGGTCACGGCGCGGCTCTCGTCGCTCAATCTGACGAACTTCCTGTGA
- the flgK gene encoding flagellar hook-associated protein FlgK, producing the protein MTLSLALSNAVTGLRATTAQTEVISNNVSNALSEDYARRDVAVSASAIGGVRVEGVTRAIAPAITDALRLAGAVAGDAGSRADALTRIAAAIGEPGAEGALATAADALDAAFAAAANTPESAQLISAAFVAADEYAGKINETAGETMALRTDADASIARQVAAINDAIRRIEALNQEIRSRVVAGGDISTLEDRRDGLVRTISDMVPLKVVQRDNGAIALFARNGAQLLDGKIFELSFQTTVLVTPDRTIANGGVSGLVVNGLPVRIGEGDGTGLMDGGTLSAAFELRDRIIPGIAAGLDDLAADLIQRTQGLAADPTLAPGDAGLFTDGGAAYDPADLIGVALRLDVNPAVDPDRGGELFRLRDGIGAATEGDVGASAVLRGLQDALVAQVAAPSGSGLSGSRSAAGFAAEISAQLLTRAASAESEAVYQRGRADEFSDAQLARTGVDTDQELARLLVVEQAFAANARVISVVDELLARLINL; encoded by the coding sequence ATGACCCTCTCTTTGGCTCTCTCGAACGCGGTGACCGGTCTGCGCGCGACGACCGCGCAGACCGAGGTGATCTCGAACAATGTCTCGAACGCGCTGAGCGAAGACTATGCGCGCCGCGATGTCGCGGTTTCCGCCTCCGCCATCGGCGGAGTCCGGGTGGAGGGCGTGACCCGCGCCATCGCGCCGGCGATCACGGACGCGCTCAGGCTTGCCGGAGCCGTCGCCGGAGACGCCGGCAGCCGCGCCGACGCGCTGACGCGGATCGCCGCCGCGATCGGCGAGCCGGGCGCCGAGGGCGCGCTGGCGACCGCCGCCGACGCGCTCGACGCCGCGTTCGCGGCCGCCGCCAACACGCCGGAGAGCGCCCAGCTGATCTCCGCCGCGTTCGTCGCCGCGGATGAATACGCCGGAAAGATCAACGAGACCGCCGGCGAGACGATGGCGCTCAGGACCGACGCCGACGCCTCGATCGCCCGGCAGGTGGCGGCGATCAACGATGCAATCAGGCGGATCGAGGCGCTGAACCAGGAGATCCGCTCACGCGTGGTCGCCGGTGGGGACATCTCGACGCTGGAAGACCGGCGCGACGGGCTGGTCCGCACCATTTCCGACATGGTGCCGCTGAAGGTCGTGCAACGCGATAACGGCGCCATCGCGCTTTTCGCGCGGAACGGCGCGCAACTGCTCGACGGCAAGATTTTCGAACTCAGCTTCCAGACCACGGTGCTGGTCACGCCGGACCGAACCATCGCGAATGGCGGCGTCTCCGGGCTGGTCGTCAACGGCCTGCCGGTGCGCATCGGCGAGGGCGACGGAACCGGCTTGATGGATGGCGGCACGCTCAGCGCGGCGTTCGAGCTGCGCGACCGGATCATTCCGGGCATCGCCGCAGGGTTGGACGATCTGGCCGCCGACCTGATCCAGCGGACGCAGGGGCTGGCGGCCGATCCGACGCTGGCGCCGGGCGACGCGGGGCTCTTCACCGATGGCGGCGCGGCCTACGACCCCGCCGACCTGATCGGTGTAGCCCTGCGTCTTGACGTCAATCCGGCGGTCGACCCCGATCGGGGCGGGGAGCTCTTTCGGCTCCGCGACGGGATCGGCGCGGCGACCGAGGGCGACGTCGGCGCGTCGGCGGTCCTGCGCGGCCTGCAGGACGCGCTGGTCGCTCAGGTGGCGGCGCCGTCGGGTTCCGGGCTCAGCGGCTCGCGCAGCGCCGCCGGTTTCGCCGCCGAGATCAGCGCGCAGTTGCTCACGCGCGCCGCCTCCGCCGAAAGCGAGGCCGTCTATCAGCGCGGTCGGGCGGACGAATTCTCCGACGCCCAGCTCGCGCGAACCGGGGTCGATACCGATCAGGAACTGGCGCGGCTTCTGGTGGTCGAGCAGGCGTTCGCGGCCAATGCGCGGGTGATCTCGGTCGTCGATGAGCTTCTCGCACGCCTGATCAATCTCTGA
- a CDS encoding flagellar hook protein FlgE, with translation MTLSSSLNAGVAGLNVNASKLGTISDNIANSQTAGYKRAGTEFASLVISESGAGKYAAGGVTSTSFRLVDEKGGLISTDNATDIAIGGRGLIPVTTISSLDNPDGATPTRFVSTGSFRVDENGFMTTASGFALLGWPANRDGAVPSFPRDSTSALSPVQINTGALFGSPTTEIGLGVNLPAAEAQAGASGDPIPLTIEYFDNLSASQSLDLTFTPTIPAAGASNEWTVEISDSQTDPASNPVASFVVGFDTTAAAGGSIATVTGAAGGAYDAATGIFTFSTGGGPIDLDIGTPGDNAGLTQLATAFGPTGVSKNGSPVGVLTDVSVDENGLVQGVFEGGFTRTLYQIPLADFPNLNGLKAADGQSFIASLESGAMYLWDAGDGPTGSVVSFAQEGSASDIAAELTSLITTQRAYSSNATVIRTVDEMLQETTNIKR, from the coding sequence ATGACGCTTTCATCCTCACTGAACGCCGGCGTGGCGGGACTCAATGTCAACGCGAGCAAGCTTGGCACGATCTCCGACAATATCGCGAATTCGCAGACCGCCGGATACAAGCGGGCCGGAACCGAGTTCGCTTCGCTCGTCATCTCCGAATCGGGCGCCGGCAAATACGCCGCTGGCGGCGTCACCTCGACCTCGTTTCGCCTGGTGGACGAGAAGGGTGGGCTGATCTCCACCGACAACGCCACCGACATTGCGATCGGCGGCCGCGGCCTGATACCCGTGACGACGATATCGTCGCTCGACAATCCCGATGGCGCGACACCGACGCGGTTCGTCTCCACCGGCTCTTTCCGGGTGGACGAGAACGGCTTCATGACCACCGCCTCGGGGTTCGCGTTGCTCGGCTGGCCGGCGAACCGCGACGGAGCGGTGCCGAGTTTCCCGCGCGATTCGACCAGCGCGCTGTCGCCGGTGCAGATCAACACCGGTGCGCTCTTCGGCTCGCCGACGACTGAGATCGGCCTCGGCGTCAACCTCCCGGCGGCGGAGGCGCAGGCCGGGGCGAGCGGCGATCCAATTCCGCTCACGATCGAGTATTTCGACAATCTGAGCGCGTCGCAGTCGCTCGACCTCACCTTCACGCCGACGATTCCCGCAGCGGGCGCCTCCAACGAATGGACGGTGGAGATCAGTGATTCGCAAACCGATCCGGCGTCCAACCCTGTGGCGAGCTTCGTCGTCGGCTTCGACACCACCGCCGCTGCGGGCGGGTCCATCGCCACGGTGACGGGGGCGGCCGGCGGCGCCTATGACGCGGCGACCGGCATCTTCACCTTCAGCACCGGCGGAGGCCCGATCGATCTCGATATCGGGACGCCGGGAGATAACGCTGGTCTCACCCAATTGGCGACCGCGTTCGGGCCGACCGGGGTGAGCAAGAATGGCTCGCCCGTCGGCGTGCTCACGGATGTCAGCGTAGATGAGAACGGGCTCGTCCAGGGCGTGTTCGAGGGTGGATTCACGCGAACGCTCTACCAGATTCCGCTGGCCGATTTCCCCAATCTCAACGGGCTGAAGGCGGCTGACGGGCAGTCTTTCATCGCTTCGCTGGAAAGCGGTGCGATGTATCTCTGGGACGCTGGCGACGGGCCGACCGGCTCGGTGGTGAGCTTCGCGCAGGAAGGCTCCGCCTCCGACATCGCGGCGGAGCTGACATCGCTAATCACCACGCAGCGCGCTTATTCCTCCAACGCCACGGTGATCCGCACTGTGGACGAGATGTTGCAGGAAACAACGAACATCAAGCGATGA